Proteins found in one Nostoc sp. NIES-3756 genomic segment:
- a CDS encoding NUDIX hydrolase: MPGRNHKKIPTSLNQQSLADFKVGVDNVIFSVDTEKNRLLVLLVMRQQEPFLNYWSLPGTLVREGESLEDAAYRIMAEKIRVKNLYLEQLYTFGGPNRDPREVNDSYGVRYLSVSYFALVRFEEAELIADGVTGIAWYPVKQVPKLAFDHNEILAYGHRRLRNKLEYSPVAFEVLPDMFTLSDLYQLYTTVLGENFSDYSNFRARLLKLGFLSDTGVKVSRGAGRPASLYKFDAEAFAPFKDKPLVFI; this comes from the coding sequence ATGCCAGGACGCAACCACAAAAAGATTCCAACTTCGTTAAATCAACAATCTTTGGCTGATTTTAAGGTTGGTGTAGATAATGTAATTTTTTCTGTAGATACTGAAAAGAATCGGCTGTTAGTTCTATTAGTAATGCGACAGCAAGAGCCATTTTTAAATTATTGGAGTCTTCCTGGTACTTTGGTGCGAGAAGGCGAGTCTTTAGAAGATGCTGCGTATCGCATTATGGCAGAGAAAATTAGAGTCAAAAATCTCTATTTAGAACAGTTATATACCTTTGGCGGCCCCAACCGTGACCCCAGAGAAGTAAATGATAGTTATGGTGTCCGTTACCTCTCAGTTAGTTACTTTGCCCTTGTGAGATTTGAAGAAGCAGAATTAATTGCTGATGGTGTCACAGGTATTGCTTGGTATCCGGTCAAGCAAGTCCCAAAATTAGCATTTGACCATAATGAAATTTTGGCTTATGGGCATAGGCGCTTACGCAATAAATTGGAATATAGTCCTGTCGCTTTTGAAGTTTTGCCAGATATGTTTACTTTAAGTGATTTATATCAGTTATACACCACAGTTTTAGGTGAAAACTTCTCCGATTACTCCAACTTCCGCGCCCGTCTCTTAAAACTAGGATTTTTATCAGATACGGGGGTCAAAGTATCACGAGGCGCAGGTCGTCCAGCTAGTTTATACAAATTTGATGCAGAAGCCTTTGCACCTTTTAAAGACAAACCTTTGGTATTTATTTAA
- a CDS encoding nicotinate phosphoribosyltransferase — protein MAISKMLAGVMQYVSEAFLRIFGPTDDAYPIIGVQPFTGEPYKKRATETW, from the coding sequence ATGGCTATCTCCAAAATGCTTGCTGGCGTAATGCAATATGTTTCTGAAGCTTTCTTACGGATTTTTGGCCCTACAGACGATGCTTATCCAATTATAGGCGTACAGCCATTTACAGGTGAACCTTATAAAAAACGTGCAACAGAAACTTGGTAA
- a CDS encoding nicotinate phosphoribosyltransferase translates to MTTIPIWDTQQTPELNISAADYSLLTDLYQLTMAACYTGEGLEQKRASFELFVRRLPEGFGYLIAMGLEQALEYLEKLRFSPEQIAALQATGIFAHVEESFWSLLAEARFTGDVWAVPEGTAIFANEPLLRVEAPLWQAQLVETYLLNTINYQTLVATRAARLRDIAGEQATLLEFGTRRAFSPQASLWAARAALAAGLDATSNVLAALQLGQQPSGTMAHALVMALSAMEGSEGEAFSAFHRYFPGAPLLIDTYDTVAAAQHLAEKVNSGTMQLSGVRLDSGDLVSLSKQVRSLLPEVSIFASGDLDEWEIAKLKAAGAEIDGYGLGTKLVTGSPVNGVYKLVEIDNIPVMKKSTGKATYPGRKQIFRSYAEGKATADRLGLITDVPLAQETSLLQLVVKQGQHLQPPQTLTEIRQRTAASIASLSEQTRNLDHPVSLPVEISSTLQELTQQTKKGVGR, encoded by the coding sequence ATGACCACTATCCCCATCTGGGATACTCAGCAAACCCCAGAATTAAACATCTCTGCTGCTGACTACAGCCTGCTTACCGACCTATATCAGCTAACAATGGCAGCTTGTTATACAGGTGAAGGCTTAGAACAAAAACGAGCGAGTTTTGAATTATTTGTGCGACGCTTGCCAGAAGGTTTTGGCTACTTAATTGCAATGGGGCTAGAGCAAGCACTCGAGTATTTAGAAAAGTTACGCTTTAGCCCGGAACAAATAGCGGCATTACAAGCTACAGGTATTTTTGCCCACGTTGAGGAAAGTTTTTGGTCATTGCTGGCAGAGGCACGATTTACTGGGGATGTGTGGGCAGTACCAGAAGGGACAGCCATATTTGCTAACGAACCATTATTACGGGTAGAAGCGCCCCTTTGGCAAGCACAGTTAGTAGAAACGTACTTATTAAATACCATTAACTACCAGACCCTAGTAGCAACCAGGGCAGCACGCCTCCGTGATATAGCGGGTGAGCAAGCAACACTTTTAGAATTTGGTACAAGACGAGCCTTTAGTCCCCAAGCTTCCTTGTGGGCAGCTAGGGCAGCCTTAGCCGCCGGCTTAGATGCCACCTCCAATGTGTTAGCAGCGCTACAACTGGGACAACAACCAAGTGGTACGATGGCTCACGCCTTGGTTATGGCGTTGTCGGCGATGGAAGGCAGTGAAGGGGAAGCTTTCAGTGCGTTTCATCGCTATTTTCCTGGTGCGCCATTATTAATAGATACTTATGATACCGTCGCTGCTGCTCAACACTTAGCCGAGAAAGTGAATAGTGGAACAATGCAATTATCGGGGGTGAGGCTAGATTCTGGCGATTTAGTTAGTCTATCAAAACAAGTGCGATCGCTCCTGCCAGAAGTATCCATCTTTGCTAGCGGCGACTTAGATGAATGGGAAATTGCCAAACTTAAAGCAGCAGGTGCAGAAATTGACGGCTACGGACTAGGAACCAAACTTGTCACAGGTTCCCCTGTGAATGGAGTTTATAAACTTGTAGAAATTGACAACATCCCAGTGATGAAAAAGTCTACTGGTAAAGCAACATACCCAGGACGCAAGCAGATTTTCCGGTCGTATGCAGAAGGTAAAGCCACAGCCGACAGACTGGGGTTAATCACGGACGTACCTCTGGCTCAAGAAACATCCTTACTGCAACTAGTAGTTAAACAAGGTCAACACCTACAACCACCCCAAACCCTCACAGAAATCCGCCAACGCACCGCCGCTTCCATAGCCAGCCTCAGCGAGCAAACACGAAATTTAGATCATCCTGTTTCCTTACCCGTAGAAATTTCTAGCACACTGCAAGAGTTGACACAACAAACGAAGAAGGGCGTGGGGAGATGA
- a CDS encoding AI-2E family transporter, which translates to MQTLKLLNWWQALTPIARIGAIALFAPLLVLNGWAFSAIFDYFHSLIVILVGASVLAFLLNYPVSWMERHGARREQVAILVFLLALAILLALGVTLIPLALTQAQQLVARIPELIDSGRSQLMILNEKAETLGLPINLDALVVQINDRVKGQLQAIAGQVLNLAVVTFTSLLDFLLTMVLTFYLLQHGAELWESLVDWLPSKFRNPFSQTVRLSFQNFFITQLILSTCMASALIPAFLWLKVPFGLLFGLTIGIMALVPFGGSVGIALTTSLVALQDFSMGVRVLIAAVIVQQILENLIAPRILGNFTGLNPVWILISVLTGARIGGLLGVIVAVPTAVIIKTALTALRPSSTSSEMEVTDTTEIAASIVQKEKSQNALSISEPTVP; encoded by the coding sequence ATGCAGACACTCAAGCTACTCAACTGGTGGCAGGCACTAACACCAATAGCCAGAATCGGGGCGATCGCTCTATTCGCTCCGTTACTAGTTCTCAATGGTTGGGCATTTTCCGCAATTTTTGATTACTTTCACTCCCTAATAGTCATTTTAGTCGGAGCCTCTGTTTTAGCATTTTTGCTCAACTACCCTGTTAGCTGGATGGAACGTCACGGTGCGAGACGAGAGCAAGTTGCTATTTTAGTGTTTTTATTGGCTCTAGCGATTTTACTGGCCCTTGGCGTTACCCTAATTCCTCTAGCGTTGACACAAGCTCAACAACTAGTGGCGCGTATTCCTGAGTTAATTGACTCTGGGCGATCGCAGTTGATGATTCTCAACGAGAAGGCAGAGACTCTTGGCTTACCTATTAACCTTGATGCTCTTGTAGTCCAAATTAACGATCGTGTCAAGGGACAACTACAAGCGATCGCCGGACAAGTTCTCAATTTGGCTGTAGTTACCTTCACCAGTTTGCTAGATTTTCTGCTGACGATGGTGTTAACCTTCTACCTATTACAGCATGGTGCTGAACTCTGGGAAAGCTTAGTAGATTGGCTACCGAGCAAATTCCGTAACCCCTTTTCCCAAACAGTACGCCTCAGCTTTCAAAATTTCTTTATCACCCAATTAATTCTCTCCACTTGTATGGCCTCAGCCCTGATTCCTGCTTTCTTGTGGCTGAAGGTTCCATTTGGGCTATTATTTGGTCTAACTATCGGCATTATGGCCCTTGTCCCATTTGGTGGCTCTGTAGGGATTGCTCTGACTACCTCACTGGTAGCGCTGCAAGATTTCTCTATGGGGGTTAGAGTTTTGATTGCCGCCGTGATTGTACAGCAAATCCTCGAAAACTTGATTGCTCCCCGTATTTTAGGCAACTTTACGGGCTTAAATCCAGTTTGGATACTCATTTCAGTATTGACAGGCGCTAGAATTGGCGGACTTTTAGGCGTGATTGTGGCTGTACCCACTGCTGTAATTATCAAGACTGCCTTAACTGCCTTACGTCCCTCTAGCACAAGTTCTGAAATGGAGGTAACAGATACTACAGAGATAGCTGCATCAATAGTACAGAAAGAAAAGTCTCAAAATGCTTTAAGTATTTCTGAACCAACAGTACCTTAA
- a CDS encoding nicotinate-nucleotide adenylyltransferase, whose protein sequence is MKKIALFGTSADPPTAGHQTILWWLSERYDWVAVWAADNPFKAHQTLLAHRAAMLRLLIADIDAPRHNIALEQDLSSFRTLETVEKAKLRWGTQTEFTLVIGSDLLSQLPRWYRIEELLQQVQLLIVPRPGYAIDESSLETVQQLGGKIAIASLTGLDVSSTAYRESGDTEALTPPIVAYIHQQHLYKCQDATTKRFQLR, encoded by the coding sequence ATGAAAAAAATCGCTTTATTTGGGACAAGTGCAGACCCGCCAACAGCAGGACATCAAACTATTCTGTGGTGGTTGTCTGAGCGTTATGATTGGGTGGCTGTGTGGGCTGCGGATAATCCGTTTAAGGCTCACCAAACATTGTTAGCACATCGGGCGGCGATGTTGCGGCTGCTGATTGCGGATATAGACGCGCCTAGACACAATATTGCTTTAGAACAGGATTTGAGTAGCTTTAGAACCCTGGAGACAGTGGAGAAGGCGAAATTGCGTTGGGGTACACAAACAGAGTTTACTTTAGTAATTGGTTCAGATTTACTGAGTCAATTACCGCGTTGGTATCGAATTGAAGAATTATTACAGCAGGTGCAGCTGTTAATTGTGCCACGACCAGGATATGCAATAGATGAATCTAGTCTAGAAACTGTCCAACAACTAGGAGGCAAAATTGCGATCGCTAGTTTAACAGGTCTAGATGTTTCCTCAACTGCCTACCGTGAAAGTGGAGATACCGAAGCTCTAACCCCCCCTATTGTCGCTTATATTCATCAACAGCATTTGTACAAATGCCAGGACGCAACCACAAAAAGATTCCAACTTCGTTAA
- a CDS encoding PAS domain S-box protein, with translation MYTEALKQQIILLQQQNAELKQQLASSTHKFSTTIARLEQELNACQNLLLFFDISVDMLCIAGFDGYFKRVNPAGEKILGYSQAEFQSIPFIDLVHPEDKASTLGEMSKLSQGIRVFRFENRYLCKDGSYCWLSWTSVAHDDFIFAVARDVTERKVAEEVLKRFEVKIKFLLQQTPLGIIEWNSNFEVVEWNPAAEKIFGYSTAEMLRQHALEIVPENQRDNVIELMKSLLENRGGHYSLNENVTKDGKLITCEWINTPLVDGEGNFLGIYSMVQDVSDRQKFADALRESEERFRLATEQTGQAVYDYDVLSGKILWAGNSEQIIGLSKEELQNFDIASWESMIHPDNREMATSLLTQAMEQKTRYQVEYRFQMQDGNYIDVHDTGIFLFDSEGQAYRMLGTLSDISERKQAEVILRQKEAQYRCIFENVNDGICVFDLDTGKIVAVNPAYCQIHGYSPEEFLTINPQDFIHPSSQNVFEQFLASIKAGQEFHCHAVDIHKNGTPFDIEVTGKLFEYDGKPHALSVLRDISERIRAEQEQQKLLSILEVTPDIVGIADATEKNCYMNQAGQQILGISVTKAEELPITEFIGTSMLEKFQTEILPTAIRQGTWSGESILRSRNGEEFPVSQVIIAHKNDQGEVEFISTIARDIRDRQQIEAQLRQQKQELEATLQKLQRTQTQMIQAEKMSSLGQLVAGVAHEINNPVNFIHGNLNYLEEHSQDLLRIIKVYLQKIPNYDPELQALHEEIDLEYIQQDLPKILNSMKVGTQRIRQIVLSLRTFSRMDEAEFKAVNIHTGIDSTLMILQHRLKEQPQRPAIQVIKDYSELPLVECYAGQLNQVFMNILANAIDALEELRINGQQLTTVTPTIRIATSVVRSNWLRIAIADNGIGMPEKVQQQVFNPFFTTKPVGKGTGMGMSISYQIITEKHNGKLECYSKPGQGTEFIIEIPIQQ, from the coding sequence ATGTATACTGAAGCACTAAAACAGCAAATAATTCTTCTCCAGCAACAAAACGCTGAGTTAAAGCAACAGTTAGCATCAAGCACCCATAAATTTAGTACAACCATCGCTAGGCTTGAACAAGAACTGAACGCATGTCAAAACCTATTACTATTTTTTGATATATCAGTAGATATGCTGTGCATTGCTGGCTTTGACGGTTATTTCAAGCGAGTAAATCCGGCTGGTGAAAAAATCCTTGGCTATTCTCAAGCAGAATTCCAATCAATTCCTTTCATTGATTTAGTACACCCAGAAGACAAAGCCTCTACATTGGGTGAAATGTCGAAATTAAGTCAAGGAATACGGGTTTTTCGGTTTGAAAATCGTTATCTTTGCAAAGATGGTTCCTATTGCTGGCTATCTTGGACTTCGGTTGCTCATGACGACTTTATCTTTGCTGTGGCTAGAGATGTAACTGAGCGTAAAGTTGCAGAAGAAGTTTTAAAGCGATTTGAGGTGAAAATTAAATTTTTGCTGCAACAGACACCCTTAGGAATTATTGAGTGGAACTCTAATTTTGAAGTAGTCGAATGGAACCCAGCCGCAGAAAAAATCTTTGGTTATTCAACGGCCGAAATGCTACGTCAACACGCATTAGAAATTGTGCCAGAAAACCAAAGAGATAATGTGATTGAGTTGATGAAGTCTCTACTGGAAAATAGAGGCGGTCATTATAGTTTGAATGAGAACGTTACCAAAGACGGCAAGTTAATTACCTGTGAATGGATTAACACTCCACTAGTTGATGGTGAGGGTAATTTCTTGGGTATTTATTCAATGGTACAGGATGTCAGCGATCGCCAAAAGTTTGCAGATGCTCTGCGTGAAAGTGAAGAAAGATTTCGCCTCGCAACTGAACAAACTGGGCAAGCTGTCTATGACTACGATGTTCTCTCAGGCAAAATCTTATGGGCTGGTAATAGCGAACAAATCATAGGTTTAAGTAAAGAAGAATTACAAAATTTTGATATCGCTAGTTGGGAATCAATGATTCATCCAGATAATCGGGAAATGGCAACTAGCCTGCTGACACAAGCGATGGAGCAAAAAACCCGCTATCAAGTCGAGTATCGTTTTCAAATGCAAGATGGTAACTACATTGATGTTCACGATACCGGGATCTTTTTGTTCGACAGTGAAGGTCAGGCATATCGAATGCTGGGTACTTTGAGTGATATTAGCGAACGCAAACAAGCTGAAGTTATTTTGCGTCAAAAAGAAGCTCAATATCGCTGTATTTTTGAAAACGTTAATGATGGTATCTGTGTTTTTGATCTTGACACGGGTAAGATTGTTGCTGTTAATCCTGCATACTGTCAAATACACGGCTATTCTCCAGAGGAATTTCTCACCATCAATCCCCAAGATTTTATTCATCCCTCCTCTCAAAATGTATTCGAGCAATTTCTGGCTTCAATCAAAGCCGGGCAGGAATTTCATTGCCACGCTGTAGACATTCACAAAAATGGAACGCCTTTTGATATTGAAGTGACAGGAAAACTTTTTGAGTATGATGGTAAGCCTCATGCTCTTTCAGTATTACGCGATATTAGTGAGCGGATACGAGCAGAACAAGAGCAACAGAAATTACTGTCTATTTTGGAAGTAACCCCTGATATCGTTGGCATTGCTGATGCCACTGAAAAAAATTGCTACATGAATCAAGCGGGGCAACAGATACTCGGTATTTCTGTAACAAAAGCTGAAGAATTACCAATTACCGAGTTTATAGGAACTTCAATGTTAGAAAAATTTCAAACTGAAATCTTACCCACAGCCATACGACAGGGAACTTGGTCTGGAGAATCTATTTTGCGATCGCGTAATGGTGAAGAATTTCCTGTGTCTCAGGTAATTATTGCTCATAAAAATGACCAGGGAGAAGTGGAATTTATCTCCACGATTGCCCGTGATATCCGCGATCGCCAACAAATTGAAGCCCAACTCAGACAGCAAAAACAAGAATTAGAAGCAACTCTTCAAAAACTCCAACGTACGCAGACACAAATGATTCAAGCCGAAAAAATGTCTAGCTTGGGACAATTAGTGGCTGGTGTCGCTCACGAAATTAATAACCCTGTCAATTTTATTCACGGTAATCTCAACTATCTTGAGGAGCATAGCCAAGACTTATTGCGAATTATTAAAGTTTATCTACAAAAAATCCCCAATTATGACCCTGAACTTCAGGCGTTACATGAGGAAATCGATTTGGAATACATCCAACAAGATTTACCCAAAATCTTAAATTCAATGAAAGTAGGTACTCAACGCATCCGTCAGATTGTTCTATCGCTGCGTACCTTCTCGCGCATGGATGAAGCCGAGTTTAAAGCCGTGAATATTCACACAGGTATCGACAGCACATTAATGATTTTGCAACATCGTCTCAAAGAACAGCCACAGCGTCCAGCAATTCAAGTCATTAAGGACTATAGCGAATTACCTTTAGTAGAATGCTATGCTGGGCAACTCAATCAAGTTTTTATGAATATTCTGGCAAATGCTATTGATGCTTTGGAGGAGTTACGCATCAATGGTCAACAACTTACTACTGTTACTCCTACAATTAGGATTGCTACTTCAGTGGTTCGTTCTAACTGGCTAAGAATTGCAATCGCTGATAACGGTATAGGAATGCCGGAAAAAGTACAACAGCAGGTATTTAATCCCTTTTTTACTACTAAACCTGTTGGTAAAGGCACAGGGATGGGTATGTCTATCAGTTATCAAATTATCACCGAAAAACACAATGGTAAACTCGAATGTTATTCAAAACCCGGACAAGGTACAGAATTTATCATTGAAATCCCCATCCAACAATAA
- a CDS encoding COP23 domain-containing protein: MNLDISSQVLTWGVRVVGVGALTMFISTTLLNQPSVARNPVFRCDAGRFKGKSVPTTFVFTQDGKKVPLIYWVSDHFAGLKPQQRCQQVSYRFQRSYDNGTLRYIKTGILNRQPVVCATAERNAGCTNNNLLFTLKPGSDPDATARQLFDRRALASRNATNQSGGETSNDPVNIDIEAFLYFAPSQPSAGESNNP, translated from the coding sequence ATGAATCTAGATATATCTAGTCAAGTGTTGACATGGGGTGTAAGAGTTGTTGGGGTGGGTGCGTTAACTATGTTCATCTCCACAACTCTCCTCAATCAACCAAGTGTGGCAAGAAATCCTGTCTTCCGTTGTGATGCTGGTCGATTCAAGGGTAAATCTGTACCTACAACTTTTGTTTTCACCCAAGACGGCAAAAAAGTACCTTTGATTTATTGGGTTTCCGATCACTTTGCGGGATTAAAACCTCAGCAACGCTGTCAGCAAGTATCCTACAGATTTCAGAGAAGTTATGATAACGGCACTCTGAGATATATTAAAACAGGTATTCTCAACAGACAACCAGTGGTGTGTGCCACGGCTGAAAGAAACGCTGGTTGCACCAATAATAATTTGTTATTCACTCTTAAACCTGGTAGCGATCCCGACGCGACTGCACGCCAATTATTTGACCGCCGTGCTTTAGCTTCTCGAAACGCCACAAATCAAAGTGGCGGTGAGACGAGTAACGACCCTGTTAATATTGATATCGAAGCTTTCCTTTACTTTGCACCATCTCAACCAAGTGCAGGCGAAAGTAATAATCCTTAA
- a CDS encoding LCP family protein: protein MTIQRTSAEGNQSSNAPNSGGKKSLNHKPGRWLWFWMGMGGIAMVSATAGALLAVSLTSTPLQQAQLSPQEEAVFDSDAIAGSGLQFSQLTRPVNLLVMGMSVLPSDVKNPPADTKNLRYLPQVNSFDGLSDVMLLVKFDPETKKVVMLSIPRDTRTEIEGHGVKKINAANVEGGPALTATTVSNLLGGVGIDRYIRINVLGVAKLIDALGGVTVYVPKDMKYRDDSQHLYINLKAGKQHLNGDQALQLLRYRHDELGDIGRIQRQQIVIRALIDQTLNPATVAQLPKILNVVKDNIDTNLTVEELVALVGFGVRTNRSNMQMMMLPGRFSEQGEFNASYWIPNRDNIAKLMAQHFGLQTTSENSVNDPTALRVAIQDSTGSDRSQLRPLIRALEQAGYRNIYIARPWNEPLEVTNIIAQQGDGNSAETIRNTIGFGEVRVESTGSLNSDISIQVGKDWLQKKSLLENSSQ, encoded by the coding sequence GTGACCATTCAAAGAACTTCAGCAGAAGGCAACCAATCGTCAAACGCCCCTAACTCCGGTGGCAAGAAATCGCTAAATCATAAACCGGGGCGTTGGCTATGGTTTTGGATGGGTATGGGTGGAATTGCGATGGTATCAGCAACAGCCGGAGCTTTATTGGCGGTTTCTTTGACTAGTACGCCGTTGCAGCAAGCTCAACTTAGCCCACAAGAAGAGGCTGTCTTTGATAGCGATGCGATCGCAGGTAGTGGGTTGCAATTCTCGCAATTAACCCGTCCTGTAAACCTGTTGGTGATGGGCATGAGTGTATTGCCATCAGATGTGAAAAATCCTCCCGCCGATACCAAAAATCTCAGATATTTACCTCAAGTCAATTCCTTTGATGGTCTTTCGGATGTGATGCTTTTGGTCAAATTTGACCCAGAGACAAAAAAAGTAGTCATGCTGTCCATTCCCAGAGATACTCGCACGGAAATAGAAGGGCATGGGGTGAAAAAAATTAACGCTGCTAATGTGGAGGGTGGCCCGGCGCTAACCGCTACCACTGTAAGTAATCTCTTGGGTGGAGTGGGAATTGACCGCTATATCCGGATTAACGTTTTAGGTGTTGCCAAACTCATTGATGCTTTGGGGGGAGTGACTGTATATGTACCCAAAGACATGAAATATCGTGACGATTCTCAACACCTATACATTAACTTGAAAGCAGGTAAGCAGCATCTTAACGGCGACCAAGCATTACAATTACTGCGTTATCGTCATGATGAGTTGGGCGATATTGGTCGGATTCAACGCCAGCAAATAGTAATTCGCGCTTTAATTGATCAGACTCTCAACCCAGCAACAGTGGCTCAGTTACCAAAAATCCTCAACGTAGTTAAAGACAACATCGACACCAATTTAACAGTTGAGGAATTAGTTGCGCTGGTAGGTTTTGGTGTGCGGACTAATCGCTCCAATATGCAGATGATGATGCTACCCGGAAGATTTAGCGAACAAGGTGAGTTTAATGCTAGCTATTGGATACCAAACAGAGATAATATTGCCAAATTAATGGCACAACACTTTGGGTTGCAAACAACCTCGGAAAATTCAGTCAATGACCCGACTGCTTTACGAGTAGCAATTCAAGATAGCACAGGCAGCGATCGCTCTCAATTGCGGCCTTTAATCCGCGCCCTAGAACAAGCAGGCTATCGAAATATTTATATAGCTAGACCGTGGAATGAACCTCTAGAAGTCACTAATATTATTGCCCAGCAAGGTGACGGTAATAGTGCTGAAACTATCCGCAACACTATCGGCTTCGGTGAAGTGCGCGTTGAAAGTACTGGTAGCCTCAACTCAGATATTAGTATTCAAGTAGGCAAAGATTGGTTACAAAAAAAATCTCTGTTAGAAAATTCTAGTCAATAG
- a CDS encoding NAD+ synthase, with product MKIAIAQINPIIGDLSGNAQKILEMAQQAVAKGARLLLTPELSLCGYPPRDLLLNPSFLEAMTVTLHQLAKDLPENLAALVGTVDVNHRATTTGGKPLFNSIALLENGKVKQYFHKRLLPTYDVFDEQRYFEAGKEPNHFVLDNLKIGVTICEDLWNDEEFWGKRTYIANPIADLAILGVDFIVNLSASPYTVGKQSSREAMLKHSAVRFQQPVIYTNQVGGNDDLLFDGRSFALNRQGEVVCRANGFVTDLITVEFDEIQRDFRFSLVAPEYESEDEEIWHALVLGVKDYAQKCRFSKVVLGLSGGIDSALVATIATAALGKENVLGVLMPSPYSSDHSISDALALADNLGIKTQILPIGELMQSFDNSLAGLFAGTEFGLAEENIQSRIRGNLLMAIANKFGYLLLSTGNKSEMAVGYCTLYGDMNGGLAVIADVPKTRVYSLCKWLNSHQSPVIPENILTKAPSAELKPGQVDQDSLPPYEILDDILQRLIHEHQSVGQIVAAGHDQIVVDRVIQMLARAEFKRRQAPPGLKITDRAFGTGWRMPIASNWNAIKSNYQKIESGHDN from the coding sequence ATGAAAATTGCGATCGCTCAAATTAACCCCATAATTGGTGACTTGTCAGGCAATGCCCAGAAGATTTTGGAAATGGCACAGCAGGCAGTTGCAAAAGGTGCAAGATTATTATTAACACCAGAATTATCTTTATGTGGCTATCCTCCACGGGATCTATTATTAAATCCTAGTTTTCTGGAAGCTATGACTGTTACATTGCATCAACTAGCTAAAGATTTACCTGAGAATTTAGCGGCATTAGTAGGTACAGTTGACGTAAATCATAGAGCTACTACCACAGGGGGAAAACCTTTATTTAATAGCATAGCTCTATTAGAAAATGGCAAGGTTAAACAATACTTTCATAAGCGACTATTGCCTACTTATGATGTATTTGACGAACAACGTTATTTTGAAGCAGGAAAAGAACCTAATCATTTTGTATTAGATAATCTCAAGATTGGCGTGACAATTTGTGAAGATTTATGGAACGATGAAGAATTTTGGGGCAAACGGACTTACATTGCCAATCCTATTGCTGATTTGGCAATTTTAGGTGTAGATTTTATTGTTAATTTATCTGCCTCACCCTACACTGTGGGCAAGCAAAGCTCTCGAGAAGCAATGCTTAAACATAGTGCGGTGCGGTTTCAACAGCCAGTTATTTATACTAACCAAGTCGGCGGTAATGATGATTTGCTGTTTGATGGTCGTAGCTTTGCCTTAAATCGGCAAGGTGAGGTAGTGTGCCGTGCTAACGGTTTTGTCACAGATTTAATTACAGTAGAATTTGACGAAATACAACGAGATTTTAGATTCAGTTTAGTTGCTCCTGAATATGAATCAGAAGATGAAGAAATCTGGCACGCTTTAGTTTTGGGAGTGAAAGATTACGCCCAAAAATGCAGGTTTTCTAAAGTAGTGTTGGGTTTAAGTGGGGGAATTGATTCTGCACTTGTAGCGACAATTGCCACTGCGGCATTAGGTAAAGAAAACGTCTTAGGTGTGTTGATGCCTTCGCCTTATAGTTCCGACCATTCTATTAGTGATGCTTTAGCATTAGCTGATAATTTAGGAATCAAAACGCAGATTTTACCTATTGGTGAGTTAATGCAAAGCTTTGATAATAGCTTGGCAGGTTTATTTGCAGGTACAGAATTTGGACTGGCTGAGGAGAATATTCAGTCACGGATTCGCGGTAATTTATTAATGGCGATCGCTAATAAATTTGGCTACCTATTACTCTCCACAGGTAACAAATCAGAAATGGCAGTCGGTTACTGCACCCTCTACGGCGACATGAACGGTGGTTTAGCAGTCATCGCAGACGTTCCCAAAACCCGCGTCTACTCCCTGTGCAAATGGCTAAACTCCCACCAGTCCCCAGTCATCCCCGAAAACATTCTCACCAAAGCACCAAGCGCCGAACTCAAACCCGGTCAAGTTGACCAAGACTCCTTACCCCCTTATGAAATATTAGACGACATCTTACAGCGCCTAATTCACGAACATCAGTCAGTAGGGCAAATTGTAGCAGCCGGACACGACCAGATAGTAGTAGATAGAGTTATCCAGATGTTAGCGAGGGCAGAATTTAAGCGCCGCCAAGCACCTCCAGGCTTAAAAATTACTGACCGCGCCTTTGGTACTGGTTGGCGAATGCCAATTGCCAGTAACTGGAATGCAATTAAAAGTAATTACCAAAAAATTGAGTCTGGGCATGATAATTAA